From Myxocyprinus asiaticus isolate MX2 ecotype Aquarium Trade chromosome 47, UBuf_Myxa_2, whole genome shotgun sequence:
TGAGTTTCAAAAGTCAAACTATGTTTGGgtggataattaaaaaaaaaatttgaagtagattataataataataataaaatcaccaaaaaaattcataaaaaagttTTCCACATATGAAATTTGATTTAGCCCAAATTAGACTTGATTCAATGTCAGATTCAATGCAATATTTGCTGATCTGTGTCAGGTgtaggaaaataaaaacaaaacatatgggccacatttaaattatgtgtgaaTAGCCTGAGTAATCCGCAGTCTTGAGTTCTGATTGTAATTCTATTAGTACAGAATAATGATGTTTGTTAGTGTGTCTTGAGGAATGCATTTGAGTCAGCCACACAAACGGCCACTGACCTTGTCCAGCCTCTTTCCAGCCCTCTGGACTCCTCCCTTTTTCCTGTCATCCATTCATTTGATGTGAGTATTTTCATATTCACAGTCCTTCTCCTTACCTCAACAGGGTTAGTTGTTACTCAGCTTCATAAAGGAGCTCCCCCATCCTCCTCGCCCCCCTCCCATAGGGCCAGTGGTCTGTTCAATTACCCCTGAATAGGACACCATCACTGGAAGAGGGGCAGGTGGGGAAGGGTGGGCTTGGGGCCCCTAGAGGTCCTGCATACAGCTGGGGGGGCTATACTGAGGATGTGCCTCCCGTATTAAAAGAAATGTATACAATGTATAACAACTTCATTAATCCCAAAGGGTCAACGTATCAATATGATATGATTCAGTTGTGATTTATTTGGGTATACATTTCTgtcataatgtccattttgcttacatacgaAAGAAATTCTCACTCAGCTAATGCTGAAAATCATAGAGGGAACCTTCTTACTgggtacaaaaatataaataaaaaaaaaacaacaacagggcCAACAAAACTATGCCGTTCAACTGCTGTTTATTTAAGAGATACAATAATCTACACATCTAAAACTGATGCAAACTTTACTGTAAAAgtaaagatcaatcttgggattttaagaaccGATACTGGGATCGTTCAAATAAAGATCGCGATTAAATGGAAAATCACTATTTTTTTCAGCCCTACCAGAGAGAACCAAAAGCATTCTACAGAGCTCTCAAACAGTTGTGCAAAGGCAAGAGGACTTTTTTAATCATCCTAATTCAAAaacaactaaatattaaatatttccaAGGACCAGAAAGCACTCATTTTAACACCTCAAAAACATTTGGAGTGTTAGAacaaaagagagaagaaaaaatatatatatttcaggctACAGATGTTGCAGTAcagatgtacagtgcatctggaaagtattcacagcgcttcactttttccacattttgttatgttacagacttattccaaaatggattaaattcattattttcctcaaaattctaaaaacaataccccataatgacaacgtgaaagaagtttgtttgaaatctttgcaaatttataaaaaaaaaaaaaaaaaaaatcacatgtacataagtattcacagcctttgctcaatactttgttgaagcacctttggcaccaattacagcctcaagtctttttgagtatgatgctacaagcttggcacacctatttttgggcagtttctcacattcttctttgcaggacctctcaagctccatcaggtttgatggggagtgtcggtgcacagccattttcagatctctccagagatgttcaatcaggttcaagtctgggctctggccgggccactcaaggatattcacagagtttgtcccgtagccactcctttgttatcttggctgtgtgcttagggtcattgtcctgttggaagatgaaccttcgccccagtctgaggtccagagcgctctggagcaggttttcatcaaggatgtctctgtacattgctgcattcatctttccctcgatcctgactagtctcccagttcctaccgctgaaaaacattcccacagcatgatgctgccaccaccatgcttcactgtagggatggtattggccaggtgatgagcggtgcctggtttcctccagacatgacgcttgccattcaggccaaagagttcaatctttgtttctcatggtctgagagtccttcaggtgcattTTGGCAAACatcaggcgggctgtcatgtgccttttactgaggagtggcttctgtctggccactctaccatactggcctgattggtggagtgctgcagagatggttgttcttctggaaggttctcctctctccacagagaaacgctggagctctgtcagagtgaccatcgggttcttggtcacctccctgactaaggcccttctcccccgatcactcagtttggctgggcggccagctctaggaagagtcctggtggttccaaacttcttccatttacggatgatggaagccactgtgctcattgtgaccttcaatgctgcagacatttttttgtacccttccccagatctgtgcctctatacaatcctgtctcggaggtctacagacaattccttggacttcatggcttggtttgtgctctgacatgcactgttaactgtgggaccttatatagacaggtgtgtgcctttccagatcatgtccaatcaactgaatttaccacaggtggactccaatcaagttgtagaaacatttcaaggatgatcagtggaaacaggatgcacctgagctcaattttgagtgtcatggcaaaggctggtaatatttatgtacatgtgattttttatcgttttttatttttaataaatttgcaaagatttcaaacaaacttctttcacattgttattatggggtattgtttgtagaatattgaggaaaataatgaatttaatccattttggaataaggctgtaacataacaaaatgtggaaaaagtgaagcgctgtgaatactttccggatgcactgtacaaatATCTCAGCCTTTCAGCTGAGCCGTACCACCATGTACTCAAGAGAGGTGAGCTCCTCTTATCTGGGATTACTGGAATGGTACCTCGAGAGTCCCCGTGAGAGCATGAAAGCCCGTAGCACAGATTATGTGCTTCTGTGCGGAGGTAACCATGAATACTGAGTATCTTATACAAGCAGGAGGACATTTGGAGCAGGGAGATGTATGGGGGTGTGAAATGTCTGTATTTTGTCTAAACAGTTTCTATACTGATATGTGATAGTATTAGGACCAGTAGCCCTGTCTGTGGGTAATAAACAGACTGCAACTTGACAGCCGGGTCAGCGAGGGTCAATCCTAATGATGAAACCATTGGAAACCACAGGAATATGGACGAAAGGAAGAATGATATCTGCAAAGACAACAAACCATCTCACACTAAGTCCCTGATCAGTTTTCATTCACATGTGGTTCTAACTGCAGTTTTTCTATATTGCAAGTAGTTCTTAAAATCCAAGACCAAAGGTCTAAGCTAAGTGAAATGGCTTAGAACTGGAGTTGCTGATTAGCAATGGACATATTTTCAGAGAAGCAAAGCTGCATAAGATGTTGATGAGACAGAGagttaaataaaagaaaactggCCCCCCAACCAAAATAAACAGCCTCTTGTCACTACCACCCATCCTGATGCCAACAATGCCTTATTGCTACAACCACCACCACTGATCGCCATGACAACCCATTGGGTCAAGTTTTACAAGATCTTCATCCTGGGTGGTCACTGAAGAATTATGGTAAAAGACCAGCTGGCagtggaaattaattggtcaaaagtgTAGGAGTTTAGGTCACCTATTACATAAAGTCTTGGACTGATCAATATAAACAGATGTCATGGTATCTGGAGTCAACCAAAGATGTTTTTATCTGTAGAGGAGTGTTTTTTCAAAGTAATCTGCTTACTGTCATAAATAATGACTCTATCACAAagctataattttttatattacatcACCTCAGCAATTTCAGTCTAAAAGATACAGCCTTTGGTAACAATGCAGTTCTTTACAACAATAGCCTAAAATGAATGCTGgattgttttctttcttgtgcTTGATGTTATTAGCTTTGACACAGTGCTGCTGTGGCTATACAATATTATGTAACAACTCCTGGTTTGCCAATTATTGTCTGCGGATGAGATATTTGTAAAATGGTTGCAGAGCATAACTCTGAGCAAATACTTAAACAGTAAACTCACATTCAGTCAATGTGCAAACATATAATTACTGTATGAACTTGAGAGCCATAAGCCAAGGAAAGGCTATTGTTGTAAGCATCCAGAGGCCATGAAGCAGATTTGGACACCATTGTTTTAGGCCTCTGCAGTTCCGCCCATAAGAGTAGGTGTGTTACTTCCCAAGTTATTGTATAGAGTGTCCTGTTCAAGTTCACTAAAAACAGAGGTAATCTCCCTCTGCAGTGTCACATCAAGACATATTAATAGCAATATGAggagcacaaataaataaaatcgcaCATTTACAAAATTCGGCGTGCTGGTTGTTAATAATAATGTGTATGCTGAAAATGAACCATATCAGTTTATTGCTACTGTTCTTATAGATTTGTCTAATTATTTGGCTATTTGTAAGGCCATCAAGAACAGATAAATTACTGTAGTACCTTGAGATAGAGGGACATTTTTCCACATATATCAATTGATGATAAAACACAGAAAACGACAAATTCCAATTTTTAAAATAAGCACTTCAATTATATACATACTGCATGCAATTAAGTAGTGCCATTCAGCCCAGTCAACAaagtaaattataataataatatatgactCCATAGTGACAATGATGATGCCGTAATACAGGAGTTAGGAAATTTCAAACTGAAGAGAGTATTTCAGAATTGAAATTTTACCTCAGGATGTTTGGCAATTGAGAATAAATTGGTGGAACACTCCAGAAATTGTTCAGTTCAATTGATTGCTGCAGCATTGCACTTAATAATTGTACTCAGTTCCAACTCATCAGCAAAGTTTTCCCACAAGATTATTGCCTCTTCTTCTTTTATACTTCATCTTATAAAAGCACACAACACCGTCATTGTACCCAGACTGATTTCACTGTaaattcggtgacagtaggtcgaaagttcttcagctaaaatcggtctgtgctaactgaaattgacaccactgcccccagtggccaaagcaagaagtgttgttgaacatatgggcttgtgtgaactccagtttctgagagaaatgtccacagagtggaaCCAAAATCGAGTTTGTATTTttcagtcaacagaaatgcatattttatgaacacTACACCATAACCTTTACCCTCAGTGGAGTTATAAtgtaggcagaggctatttgcaagTCTAAGCGATACTAAATAGTGTAAATAGCACCCAAAAGCATGTTCTTTGCTCTAAGTGAAAACAGTGTTAGACACACACCTGTGCAAAGAGCGGCAGATACTACTTTCACCTCTAATTAAACAGcctactaatatacagtataggggcatcataacagcttttttgtgtgttgttgtgagtcccacagacaccttaCATCAACCCttacacctaaccctaaacctaaccttcccttatttttattttttatttttttatttatgcatttggcaaatgcttttacAGGGAcaaccccctggagcaacctggagttaagtgcattGCTCAAGGACACATTGGTGATGGCTGTagggaattgaaccagcaaccttctgattacctgttatgtgctttagcccactatgccaccaccactcccttACAAAATGTAACCttggtttactacagtaaccatagtatcactatGGTATTTAGTAGTAAAATCATAgaagccacaaaattaaaacatggttactgtattaacaccatattactgtattaatatggttaattgcattaaaactatggcttctgccaaaaacacATAGTTACaacaatgttactatagtaaaaccatggttaattttacctggatcaaactTTTCTCTCAACTTCTCTAccttgaccaaatcactgcaatgaacctttatattaaattgtatttaatattaCAGCccaagtagtattaaaggaaatattaaggggcagattcactaagaatgaattgcggccTGTAAAagcgttattttatttttttacacactcTCTGTGCTGGTTTAGCATCCAATTCACTAATGCAATTATGCATAAGGCGCAAACACGCCAACAAAATCGCTACTGAATGCAAATTGCAcatgcaattctgatcttgcggtcTGATTCTGGGCACTATATAGCAGAGGATAACGCAGACCACCGTATTTTACTCATTCtgccgggactgtacagcatcactttgatccagacacctggatcatctcctAAACATGCAGAATGTGTGCTTGACAACACCGCTCATATGGAAATATGCCagattataatgctcttctccagcatttgatgattatttgagtaattactgctgatatgatcagttgtaaatgttcacaaacatctcttttaaataaaattaattttaccgcCTACTTTCATTTGGTGGTAATAACGCAATCTAAATTGCGGCAGGCAATTTTTATGAATGAACCacaatctacaatgagcctaatttgcatagaaaggaggcatggtTGCGTGGAGagaaatgacaatgacttcatttaaatactcaagactcAGCGCacatttcagtgctgattgtggCTGCTAAAATAGATTTTGGGTGATTAGTGTATAAGttacaggtttttgcactgaaatgccaaaaatggtgcaactgtttagtgaatctgcccctaaaAGTGCAGTGGTCCGTACGAAAAAAGCGCATCCACAGCATATTTACACACCACGCCATTGATGCAACAGTTGGGGGTGAAGTTTGTCTTTAGTTTCAGTGTTTCTACCAGGCTATTTGAGTGCAATAGtggcactgtgtggcaggtgcttttTGCACCTAGAGCAAGTAGTCACTCCGTATAAGGTATTCGTGGAGGGAAAACACAATCTCAGAAATGCGCTAACccattatgtgaacacgattacttcctagtttccatAGGACCCTAACCCAGGTGTCTACTGTGACGGCTGTAAGGCTGCTCATGCAACATGCTAGTAGTAGTGTCACAAGAAAAGGtgaacacatttaaattgatgcaaaaatgtctgatgggcgaTGATGCTTGTCAGTTACTCAGCAGAATAGGGTCAATGTCAGGGTACCTGAACATCCAGTCGCAACGTGACAGGTTGTGATCATGTTAGTGTACCTTTAGTGCAACACAAGCTGCATTGAGAGTCTGCGTTAACACAATCAGACAGAACTGATCAGAAATATTGTATTAGTTAATCAGTATATCCTGCTTATGCACCTTTTTAACAAGTCGCTGTCTGTGTTCCTTACAGGTGCCCTCCTGCATGGCACACACTCTGATCTTTCCAAACCTCTGGATTCCAGTACCCAACCCATGCAACCCACTCCAGCCAATGTGTCACATCAATACAATCCAACTACCACACCCTTACAATCTGTTTCTACCGAGACACCCTTGCAAACCAGTCATGCTTCTTCTATACAAACTACTGTGCAACAACCTTCTGTCACCACACAAACAGGTTCAAAAATCGCTGATTTAACCTCTCAAACTGCTGACTCTAGTACAAGCCAAGCACAACCCAACCCGACTGGTGTACCTTCGACAAATGCTGCTCTTACGGTCTCAACTCACAATCCTGAAAATTCGATTACAAATTCTGTTAGCCCCACCTCATTAACCCAAGAAACTTCAAGCTCAGGTAGATCCTCAGCCACTACCCACAGCCAAGATGGTGCTCCCATACCCCCGTCTGACCAAGTTACAACATTAAAAGACCCATCAACGGCAACTGTTCCAACCACAACAGAGAACTCCATATCCCATAACAAGCCATTGCCTTCAGAATCCTCCACACAGACTGCAACCAGCAAATATACCACTGGATCACCAAGTAAGACTTAATTTACAATAGTTACAATCTTTACGGCAATTTCAATGGAATTAAACAAAGAATACAACAgaataaggggccgttcagaccgaacacgttcttgcactaaaaaaagctagaaGCAGCACAAAGaataacagaacacaggtgtctttaGACATGTATTAAAAAtgtgatgttcttttttttttatatatatctgacACAATGACAACATTAACATACActtaagaatatttttttattccacgGTTTTTGCAGAAACATGACTTAAACGAGAACGGCGTATTCCTTATGCCATTTAAGAGactaagagaaagcggtttaacacacccaggtttctcccagaTAACGTGGCttttgtggtcatgtaaatgcatgagTGGTGTTCTTAagaggtttttgaggagtgcgcatgtgcgtgaacagaccggatagcaagcgtcataggatggagcccaacaacaagacAACACAATGGAGAGAATTCAACATTTCAGGGAGTACAGAGGGAAAAGAATATACACTTTAAACTGTACCCaattatacacaccaatgtaaaatattgactgtccctcACATTCGTGTATCTGCGCTCAAGTACATTttgggaatcccagagttttgtAAGAGAGAGACCTCAATATTGCAGTGCAGTGTTTTTTACGTTGTTGTGGAGAAAACTGCTTATTGACAAAGttgcatgtatatgggagtaaagagttcGCCAACCTTATAGTAAATGTAAATTGGAATGCCACTTTCTCACAATAAGGTGTCCATGTAAGTCTGCTGTAGTCACTGTCTAAAAAACTTGACTGTATGAGAAACGgagtaaaaaatacaaataaataaatacatttggtgCAACCATCAAAGAGGTCCATCTAGTACagttttacatagaaaaataactgaacggccccttagacaTCTGCACAAGCGGAACGGCATAACTTCAACACCCCCTGAAAATCTTTCAaataccattaaagggatagttactcATTTATCATTCAATCATGTTACAAATCCGTATAActttttcttacatggaacacaaaagtaggtATTTTCAAGactgttcatgctgctctttgcCATACAACAAGAGCATATCAGAAAGAGCATCGAGAACAATCTTCAAAGTATCTCTTtggtgttctactgaagaaagaaaaacatacacatttGAAACTacttgagggcgagtaaatgatgacaataatgCTGATTTTGTGTGACATTTTACTTAAAAACCTTGTCCTTTTAATTGACTTCTCAGATGGTGAAACACTGTACCCAAGAGCACCAGATTCTACATCTGCCATCTCTCAGAGACATCAGACACTGAAAATACCAACAACAGCTTATCAAATCACATCTACTCCAATTCCAGGTTCACGCAGACATGACGATGACACCACGACTAGCATCTCTACTCCCAAAATAGAGGATAGGACTCCAGGAATATTTCTTTCTGTAATACACctgaaaaaaaactaatttttgttttcattcttcATGCTGATattgaaattatatattttttttgttctcttttgcAGCACAAATTTGATTTGAGCAATGCTACGGAGGTGAGAATACTTGAAATCTTTAACACATGGTTGTTTCAACTTTCCTTCTCCTATAAGCCATTAACAcatacaattatttatatatatatatatatatatatatatatatatatatatatatatatatatatatatatatatatatatatatacacacacacacacacacacacacacactaccgttcaaaagtttagggtcacttactcattctttatttatttatttattttttacattttagcataatagtaaagtcatcacaactatggaataatagaaatggaactaatGGAATAttagttatattttagcattttcaaagtggccacactttgcctagattttgcagaaatgtactcttggcattttctcaaccaacttcttgaggtatcaccctaggatgctttttaaacaatattgaaggagttcccatctatatgctgggcacttagtagctgcttttcttaattattcggaccaagtcatccatttaaaaaactttttttttttaaataaaatttcagttttgtaattaaatcaattaatatgttggcacaattatatttttgtctacaaaactaatttcaaacatttaagcatacaccttcagatcaaaagatttttaagatcatgagaaacatttcagtcaagtgtttcaaaacttttgaacggtagtgtgtgtatgtatgtatgtgtgtatatatatatatatatatatatacacacacacacacacacacacacacacacagggttgggagggttactttttaaatgtattccactacagattacagaatacatgctgtaaaatgtaatttgcaatgtgtttcgttagattactcaaggtcagtaacgtattctaaatactttggattacttcttcagcactggtagattttttcacttgttttgactataaaaactctgaaaaacctaaatatcttatgcagtgttgtttctaaaacaagataaatcaaattgatcttgttttaaggatttttatttattttattttttttataggaaaacaatacaaaaattatcaagaatacgatttttgccctaatatcaaaggtctcactagaaaaaaagaaattatgatccaacgtgaattttcttgataaaaaaatatgatcgtgcctggtaacatgtgcatgtaaaatggcaagaaatagcattttagtttagcgtaaagctgacaatttacacaaggtttatttctatttcttctgctccaaacttacgtcaaacttacttctctgtctgctcgtatgaatgtaacacatcataagaaagtgtttcactgctgttcaaatgcactttggatcacatcatttatatgtatacatgttttccatctgaaaggactaaatattaaatgaaacaaatgacaataaaatgcaaagtaatctcttcagtaatcaaaatactttttgaatgtaactgtattctaattaccaattatttaaattgtaactgtagtggaatacagttacttatattttgtattttaaatacataatcccgttacatgtgctctgttactccccaaccctgcatatatatatatatatatatatatatatatatagtccaaaGACTTTTTGGGGCCACGGCATACAGTATGATGATTTTAGTGGTGAATTTATAAACAGATTCTctttaaaataatcaaaacatgCAGCCAAAAATGGAGTACtaccattttaatatttgttcTGTTGATTGGACAGGGGAACATCCTATCTGAAGCCTGTAAAGCGTTGGGTCCAAAGATGAAAGGTCATTGCTCTGTGACCATGAAGATAGATGGCAAACAATTAACTGCAACATTTACAATAGACGGTAAgggaaatgttatgttttacaaACATATCTGGAGTCTTTTCCAACTCTGTTTTTGGAGGTCAGAACAGCACACATTTTGGCCCTTCATTCCAAACTGCAAAAATGATGCCTTCAGAGAGCACttagaagggagaacaatcataatagCCATGCTGTAAGACCATtctaaacagaatttccaataaaaattacttaaaaagtgagttcgaAATGCCCGTTATTTTTGATCCTGGGTGGCGCGCCTGCACGATTCATTTTGAAAATTGAGGTAATTTATTTGATATGTTACCTGGAATttaaatccataaaaaaaaaaaaaaaaaaaaaaaaaacaggaatcaTAGTTTGGGAACTTTTTATAGTCTACTTTTTAACCCCCAATTTtgtttggtgccgctagtggcTTAGAAGTTAGACACctttaataacaaaacaatatagtGTAAACCATACTATAGTAATTCATATATTCCTCTCTTTATAGC
This genomic window contains:
- the LOC127437059 gene encoding podocalyxin-like gives rise to the protein MAITWTIIVLGALLHGTHSDLSKPLDSSTQPMQPTPANVSHQYNPTTTPLQSVSTETPLQTSHASSIQTTVQQPSVTTQTGSKIADLTSQTADSSTSQAQPNPTGVPSTNAALTVSTHNPENSITNSVSPTSLTQETSSSGRSSATTHSQDGAPIPPSDQVTTLKDPSTATVPTTTENSISHNKPLPSESSTQTATSKYTTGSPNGETLYPRAPDSTSAISQRHQTLKIPTTAYQITSTPIPGSRRHDDDTTTSISTPKIEDRTPGIFLSHKFDLSNATEGNILSEACKALGPKMKGHCSVTMKIDGKQLTATFTIDAHRLIPQELYNPPVQEKNINEESRSKESMPDTLIAILASCGALVLILCCFAAYCNYHRRSYRKNQQHLTEEMQTVENGYHDNPTLEVMEVQPEMQEKKRALNGELNDSWIVPIDNLLKEDIPDEEDTHL